In the genome of Quercus robur chromosome 3, dhQueRobu3.1, whole genome shotgun sequence, one region contains:
- the LOC126717656 gene encoding probable NAD(P)H dehydrogenase subunit CRR3, chloroplastic isoform X2, with translation MYCLSSLSTTKPLTLASLPTNNDSHSHSPPLIQTNHTNTRPPTPMHITIPQPKTTLPTTKKQKQKRKQPSIEEIERAISAGRYRDIDPKELEELDKSKFDLASMSFGDKFESPVEKKLRETGESLETWTQNRKKGPHVCVSMGNTNLDFVNFSGLWAHQATIQHPIS, from the exons ATGTATTGCTTATCCAGCCTTTCCACAACCAAACCTCTAACTCTTGCTTCTCTTCCCACTAATAAtgactctcactctcactctcctCCATTAATCCAAACCAATCACACTAATACTAGACCTCCCACTCCCATGCACATAACTATACCACAACCCAAAACAACTCTACCAACAACAAAGAAGCAGAAGCAAAAACGAAAACAACCATCAATAGAAGAAATAGAACGTGCTATTAGCGCCGGAAGGTACCGTGACATTGATCCCAA GGAATTGGAAGAGTTAGACAAGTCTAAGTTCGACTTGGCTTCCATGAGTTTTGGTGACAAGTTTGAAAGCCCTGTGGAGAAGAAGCTCCGTGAGACTGGAGAGTCGCTAGAGACTTGGACCCAAAACAG GAAAAAAGGTCCTCATGTTTGTGTTTCAATGGGTAATACCAATTTGGACTTTGTCAATTTTAGTGGCCTCTGGGCTCATCAAGCTACCATTCAACACCCCATTTCTTGA
- the LOC126717656 gene encoding probable NAD(P)H dehydrogenase subunit CRR3, chloroplastic isoform X1, whose translation MYCLSSLSTTKPLTLASLPTNNDSHSHSPPLIQTNHTNTRPPTPMHITIPQPKTTLPTTKKQKQKRKQPSIEEIERAISAGRYRDIDPKELEELDKSKFDLASMSFGDKFESPVEKKLRETGESLETWTQNRFRDSGKKVLMFVFQWVIPIWTLSILVASGLIKLPFNTPFLDDLLM comes from the exons ATGTATTGCTTATCCAGCCTTTCCACAACCAAACCTCTAACTCTTGCTTCTCTTCCCACTAATAAtgactctcactctcactctcctCCATTAATCCAAACCAATCACACTAATACTAGACCTCCCACTCCCATGCACATAACTATACCACAACCCAAAACAACTCTACCAACAACAAAGAAGCAGAAGCAAAAACGAAAACAACCATCAATAGAAGAAATAGAACGTGCTATTAGCGCCGGAAGGTACCGTGACATTGATCCCAA GGAATTGGAAGAGTTAGACAAGTCTAAGTTCGACTTGGCTTCCATGAGTTTTGGTGACAAGTTTGAAAGCCCTGTGGAGAAGAAGCTCCGTGAGACTGGAGAGTCGCTAGAGACTTGGACCCAAAACAGGTTTAGAGACTCTG GAAAAAAGGTCCTCATGTTTGTGTTTCAATGGGTAATACCAATTTGGACTTTGTCAATTTTAGTGGCCTCTGGGCTCATCAAGCTACCATTCAACACCCCATTTCTTGATGACCTGCTTATGTGA